One part of the Drosophila teissieri strain GT53w chromosome 3R, Prin_Dtei_1.1, whole genome shotgun sequence genome encodes these proteins:
- the LOC122618789 gene encoding uncharacterized protein LOC122618789 isoform X2, whose translation MGRLTIWFLVGLTLIAVSNNVGFVNADVGPSESECRPYIEKAIHELKTDGVRDGSGELQSDQPRGDDDDDDDDEDAKSANDLDGDGIPDDEDDDIDGDGIPNEKDDDIDGDGIPNDEDDDIDGDGIPNEDDDDIDGDGVPNSKDEDIDGDGVPNSKDEDIDGDGKANHEDDDLDGDGTPNHEDEDLDGDGVPNEEDDDLDGDGKINHEDEDLDGDGVKNDEDEDLDGDGKVNHEDEDIDGDGVKNEKDDDLDGDGTNNSQDEDLDGDGVPNEKDDDLDGDGILNVHDGDIDGDGVPNEHDHKDSGENADDDVDDDDDEDDKEAVKKRSKREVDAAPVLDIEAPPSPAEEFPVEEEIVKEEPAEEEAEVEAVKEEEPEQEAVQEPEPEPEPEVEAVEPEPVQQEEEKAESVEVKEEDKPAPVEEAEEEAVQQEAAPKEPEAVQEDVAESKEAQDDAPQVDAEQEAADDDDDDDDTKPEDELLWEGHIPENRRSRQHITELLQLDEEFNAREKATDNVAEIILRDIKRIYENAVKPLETLYKYRDLSNRHFSDPEIFSKPLILFMGPWSGGKSSILNYLTDNEYTPNSLRTGAEPSPAYFNILMWGNETEVLDGTQLAADYTFAGLQKFGQGLEERLRGLKMKSKILEKVNIVEIPGILEVRKQVSRVFPFNDACQWFIDRADIIFLVYDPAKLDVGPETEAILDQLKGREYQTRIILNKADTVKPEELLRVQGALIWNISPLMSSAQPPLMYTTSLWTHPYQDGAPARLLLAQERAFLRDLRTAIDKRIEHKIASARRFAVRVRNHAKMVDCYLNTFNNHKTLFGNKKRIADDIIDHPQNYHIYEGLSTLTNISRYDLPDPEVYRDFFRLNPLYEFKKLRDTCTYFRGCPITKLDLAIAYELPELAGKYKKMSEAALAAIEAQQQDGSQNQADPKRTS comes from the exons ATGGGGCGGCTAACCATTTGGTTCCTCGTGGGACTAACGTTAATCGCCGTTTCCAATAATG TTGGGTTTGTCAATGCCGATGTCGGACCAAGCGAATCAGAATGTCGACCCTACATTGAAAAGGCTATTCATGAATTGAAAACAG ATGGTGTCAGGGATGGATCTGGAGAACTGCAATCCGATCAGCCACGTGgggacgacgacgatgacgacgatgatg AGGACGCGAAAAGTGCCAACGATTTGGATGGAGATGGAATACCCGATGACGAGGACGATGATATCGATGGGGACGGCATTCCGAACGAAAAGGACGATGATATCGATGGAGATGGCATACCGAACGACGAGGATGATGACATTGATGGCGATGGCATCCCGAATGAAGATGACGACGATATTGATGGCGATGGTGTGCCCAACTCCAAAGACGAGGACATCGATGGGGATGGTGTGCCCAACTCCAAAGACGAAGAcatcgatggcgatggcaaggCGAATCACG AGGATGATGATCTAGATGGTGATGGCACTCCAAATCATG AGGACGAAGATCTCGACGGGGACGGTGTGCCCAACGAGGAAGATGATGACCTCGATGGTGATGGAAAAATAAATCACG AGGATGAAGACCTCGATGGTGATGGAGTGAAAAATGACGAAGACGAGGATCTGGATGGAGACGGCAAAGTGAATCACG AGGACGAAGATATTGATGGAGATGGCGTTAAGAACGAAAAGGATGACGACTTGGATGGCGATGGTACCAACAATTCTC AGGATGAAGACCttgatggtgatggtgtgCCAAATGAAAAGGATGACGATCTGGATGGAGATGGCATCCTGAACGTGCACGACGGTGATATTGATGGCGATGGAGTTCCTAATGAGCACGACCACAAGGATAGCGGTGAGAACGCCGATGATGATgtcgacgacgatgatgatgaggatgacAAGGAGGCGGTCAAGAAGCGAAGCAAACGTGAAGTCGATGCTGCACCCGTTTTGGACATTGAGGCTCCACCAAGTCCCGCCGAAGAATTCCCCGTAGAGGAGGAAATCGTCAAGGAGGAACCTGCCGAAGAGGAAGCCGAAGTCGAGGCTGTGAAAGAGGAGGAGCCCGAGCAGGAAGCTGTTCAGGAAccggagccggagccggagccggaAGTGGAAGCAGTCGAACCCGAACCAGTCCAGCAGGAAGAAGAGAAGGCCGAGTCTGTGGAAGTGAAGGAGGAGGACAAGCCAGCACCTGTTGAGGAGGCTGAGGAGGAAGCTGTGCAGCAGGAAGCCGCTCCCAAAGAACCCGAAGCTGTCCAGGAAGATGTCGCGGAATCAAAGGAAGCTCAGGATGACGCCCCACAGGTCGATGCCGAACAAGAAGCcgctgatgatgacgatgatgatgatgacacCAAGCCAGAGGATGAGCTTCTTTGG GAAGGACACATTCCCGAGAACCGCCGCAGTCGTCAGCACATCACCgaactgctgcagctggatgAGGAGTTCAATGCCCGCGAGAAGGCTACCGACAATGTGGCCGAGATCATCCTGCGGGACATTAAGCGCATCTACGAGAACGCCGTCAAGCCCCTGGAGACCCTGTATAAGTACCGCGACCTGAGCAACCGCCACTTTAGCGATCCCGAGATCTTCTCCAAGCCCCTGATTCTGTTCATGGGTCCCTGGTCCGGCGGCAAGTCGTCCATCCTTAACTATCTGACTGACAACGAGTACACGCCGAACTCTTTGAGAACCG GTGCTGAACCCTCTCCGGCCTACTTCAACATTCTGATGTGGGGCAATGAGACGGAGGTTCTGGACGGAACCCAACTGGCGGCGGACTACACCTTTGCCGGCCTCCAGAAGTTCGGTCAGGGATTGGAGGAGCGTCTGCGGGGTCTGAAGATGAAGAGCAAGATCCTCGAGAAG GTCAACATCGTCGAGATACCCGGCATTCTAGAGGTGCGCAAGCAAGTGTCCCGCGTCTTCCCCTTCAACGACGCCTGCCAGTGGTTCATCGATCGGGCGGACATCATCTTTCTGGTCTACGACCCGGCCAAGTTGGATGTGGGCCCCGAAACGGAGGCCATTCTCGACCAGCTGAAGGGGCGCGAGTACCAGACGCGCATCATCCTCAACAAGGCGGACACCGTCAAGCCGGAGGAGCTGTTGCGCGTCCAGGGCGCCCTCATCTGGAACATCTCGCCCCTGATGTCCTCCGCCCAGCCACCGCTGATGTACACCACCTCGCTGTGGACCCACCCCTACCAGGATGGCGCTCCCGCCCGCCTGCTGCTCGCCCAGGAGCGCGCCTTCCTGCGCGACCTGCGCACAGCGATCGACAAGCGCATCGAGCACAAGATCGCGAGCGCCCGTCGTTTTGCG GTGCGCGTGCGCAACCACGCCAAGATGGTGGACTGCTACCTAAACACGTTCAACAACCACAAGACGCTGTTTGGCAACAAGAAGCGCATCGCCGATGACATCATCGATCATCCGCAGAACTACCACATCTACGAGGGACTCTCCACGCTGACGAACATCTCGCGCTACGATCTTCCGGATCCGGAAGTCTACCGAGACTTCTTCCGCCTGAACCCGCTGTACGAGTTCAAGAAGCTGAGGGACACCTGCACCTACTTCCGCGGCTGTCCGATCACCAAACTGGATCTGGCCATTGCCTACGAACTGCCCGAGTTGGCCGGCAAGTACAAGAAGATGTCCGAGGCTGCGTTGGCCGCCATTGAGGCACAGCAGCAGGACGGATCCCAAAACCAGGCCGATCCTAAGAGGACGAGTTGA
- the LOC122621478 gene encoding histidine-rich glycoprotein gives MLASVAARLALFAVISARSLQLLQAAPFPGIENAAFTSQDLLAEASAPVVSQVHVQHNRHRRHHEDGNYHGHRHHKRHWDHHSPGPDCHHPGGFGFGFEHGGPPPHGHHHRFEPHDFQPFPNAFGAPDYEEHQRPFKAPLEPLNENKGGSKELPRQPSSSSVAPPPAAPAPTAPVTPSSTTTTTTTSTTRSTTLAPSSSSTGEAPLAIDIRIG, from the exons ATGTTAGCCTCAGTTGCCGCCCGT CTGGCGCTGTTCGCTGTGATAAGCGCCCGGAgtctgcagctcctccaggcTGCTCCGTTCCCAGGAATCGAGAATGC TGCCTTCACCAGTCAAGATTTATTGGCCGAGGCATCGGCGCCCGTTGTTAGCCAGGTCCACGTCCAGCACAATCGGCATCGTCGCCATCATGAGGACGGCAATTACCACGGGCACAGACACCACAAGCGGCACTGGGATCACCATTCTCCGGGTCCGGACTGCCATCACCCTGGCGGATTCGGGTTTGGATTTGAGCACGGAGGACCACCTCCccatggccaccaccacagATTCGAGCCACATGACTTCCAACCGTTTCCAAATGCCTTTGGTGCTCCGGACTATGAGGAGCACCAACGTCCCTTTAAAGCGCCATTGGAGCCCTTAAACG AAAACAAAGGGGGATCTAAGGAGCTCCCAAGGCAACCCAGCTCAAGCAGCGTAGCTCCACCACCCGCAGCTCCAGCACCCACAGCTCCAGTTACCCCTTCCtcaaccaccaccacgacaaccaccagcaccaccaggtCGACCACCTTGGCACCCTCCTCTTCCAGCACCGGAGAGGCACCCTTGGCCATCGACATACGCATCGGCTGA
- the LOC122620492 gene encoding protein BCCIP homolog has translation MSASKQKKLNTMEVDPNEDDSSSSEDDDDDEPHPDAYRGNEEVEIDFEGRAPVDPDAQGISQLLQRLFLRAHINCNQMADLIIAQNFIGSVICQCDDEEAESETDDDNMVEEGTVFGITSVLNLTAKKDQPSIAQLRTYILDRAKTHASQEVQQQLREILDSEQHHVGFLINERFINIPAQISVPLLQSLQQEIEAAKAKKMKFDFGTLLLLVKFYRKEAKKGKPAEDNYTNAEDELLSDRAKFSFEYSVASETDSGMSGDWLEGDAVMTPYRKLLVLEAKKLPQLIDDIQRFINGE, from the exons atgtcTGCTAGTAAGCAAAAAAAACTGAATACCATGGAGGTGGACCCCAACGAGGACGACTCCAGTTCCAGCgaggatgatgacgacgacgaacCGCATCCAGACGCCTATAGAGGAAACGAG GAGGTAGAAATCGACTTTGAGGGACGCGCTCCAGTGGATCCCGATGCCCAGGGAATCTCCCAACTGCTGCAGCGACTATTCCTTCGTGCCCACATCAACTGCAACCAAATGGCGGATCTGATAATAG CCCAAAATTTTATAGGCAGTGTGATCTGCCAGTGCGACGACGAGGAAGCCGAGAGCGAAACGGACGACGACAACATGGTCGAGGAAGGAACTGTCTTTGGAATAACCTCTGTGCTGAACCTGACCGCCAAGAAGGATCAACCCAGCATCGCCCAGTTGAGAACCTACATACTTGATCGCGCCAAGACGCACGCTTCTCAGGAAGTTCAGCAGCAGCTGAGGGAGATTCTGGACAGCGAGCAGCACCATGTAGGATTCCTGATAAACGAGCGATTTATCAACATCCCAGCCCAGATCTCCGTGCCACTGCTTCAGAGTCTGCAGCAGGAAATCGAAGCCGCCAAGGCCAAGAAAATGAAGTTCGATTTTGGCACTCTGCTTCTACTGGTTAAGTTCTATAGGAAAGAGGCGAAGAAGGGAAAACCAGCAGAGGACAACTACACCAACGCTGAGGATGAGTTGCTCTCGGATCGGGCGAAGTTCTCCTTCGAGTATTCCGTGGCCTCTGAGACCGATTCGGGCATGTCTGGCGATTGGCTGGAAGGCGATGCCGTGATGACGCCCTACAGGAAACTCCTGGTCCTGGAGGCCAAGAAACTTCCGCAGCTTATTGACGATATACAACGCTTTATTAATGGTGAATAA
- the LOC122620493 gene encoding protein Abitram, with product MPVQPEDPLEPFYFEQEEQEICGKLVTPITDGFQEDYPSVVDRFFTRYYYFKGDVPYQVLYHSNRICLICLAPEHPALGQGISSVNFDIGNVDRSQNVVKGKGKKGGMILQAESTLALVTTANGESYKVPSCIRGKLVEVNTALVEEPKLLEQLPEGAGYFAILLPKIENCDAIKASLLTQEQYKERLKAKKEGLPQIESIEDNSHIEKKEKEMEIET from the coding sequence ATGCCAGTACAGCCAGAAGATCCGCTGGAACCGTTCTACTTCGAGCAAGAGGAGCAGGAGATCTGTGGGAAGCTCGTAACTCCCATTACCGATGGTTTCCAGGAGGATTACCCCAGCGTTGTGGATCGCTTTTTTACCAGATATTACTACTTCAAGGGAGATGTTCCCTACCAAGTGCTCTACCACTCCAATCGCATTTGCCTAATCTGCCTGGCTCCCGAACACCCTGCGCTAGGTCAGGGCATCTCATCGGTCAACTTCGATATAGGGAACGTAGATCGCAGCCAGAATGTGGTCAAGGGCAAGGGCAAGAAGGGCGGAATGATCCTACAGGCAGAGTCCACCCTCGCACTGGTCACCACGGCAAATGGGGAGTCTTACAAGGTGCCCAGCTGCATTCGGGGCAAGCTGGTGGAGGTAAACACTGCCCTAGTGGAGGAGCCAAAGCTTCTGGAGCAACTGCCTGAGGGAGCCGGCTACTTCGCCATTCTTCTGCCCAAAATCGAAAACTGCGATGCCATCAAGGCGAGTCTTTTAACCCAGGAGCAGTATAAGGAGCGTCTAAAAGCCAAGAAGGAAGGTCTACCTCAAATTGAGTCCATCGAGGACAACAGTCATAtcgagaaaaaagaaaaggagatGGAGATAGAGACGTGA
- the LOC122620494 gene encoding COX assembly mitochondrial protein 2 homolog, with translation MHTDLASHLHTPACNKLIEELQACHENNAFAKFVGVCNSIDDKVVKCLKGERIARSAANRAKARESQAKYKEKLLQQESN, from the exons ATGCATACGGATCTTGCCTCCCATCTACACACGCCCGCTTGCAACAAGTTGATCGAGGAACTCCAGGCCTGCCACGAAAAT AACGCCTTCGCAAAATTTGTGGGCGTGTGCAACTCCATAGACGATAAGGTGGTCAAGTGCCTAAAAGGCGAGAGAATCGCCCGATCCGCCGCGAATCGCGCCAAAGCCCGCGAAAGCCAGGCTAAGTACAAGGAAAAGTTGCTCCAGCAGGAAAGTAACTAA
- the LOC122618790 gene encoding endochitinase, with translation MVRYFPLLLLGVLCSWPASTAGSDQPSRIVCYFSNWAVYRPGIGRYGLEDVPADLCTHIIYSFIGVNDKGWDVLVIDPELDVDQGGFSKFTQLKKSNPNVKLEIAVGGWAEGGSKYSQMVAVRDRRQSFIRSVVRFMKQYNFDGFDLDWEYPGATDRGGNYGDKDKFLYFVQELRRAFDREGRGWEITMAVPVAKFRLNEGYHVPELCESLDAIHAMTYDLRGNWAGFADVHSPLYKRKHDQYAYEKLNVNDGLALWEEMGCPANKLVVGVPFYGRTFTLSNSNKNYNMGTYINKEAGGGAPGPYTNASGFLAYYEICTEVMDKSKGWTVEWDDAGMVPYTYKDTQWVGYENEASIQIKMDFIKQRGYAGAMTWAIDMDDFHGMCGKKNGLTQILYDNMRNYRVPEPTRETTPRPEWAKPPATPPNADEGAVVAPTSSTTKRPKPKPKPTSSPVSPTSAPGPVPTVGSSTQKPTTKKPKKPKKTTTTTTTTPAPEKSTEEPEEVVHPVDPVQPVDPEQPMWPQFDPNEIDCTNRDFVPHPNCRKYFRCVHGKPVEFECKEGTAFHTVLNVCDWIENSDRYYCSHMKKKEKANEAR, from the exons ATGG TCCGGTATTTTCCGCTCCTACTCCTGGGAGTGCTGTGCTCCTGGCCAGCTTCCACTGCGGGCAGTGATCAGCCTTCCCGCATCGTCTGCTACTTCAGCAACTGGGCCGTGTATCGACCTGGAATAGGACGCTATGGATTGGAGGATGTGCCCGCCGACCTGTGCACCCACATCATCTACTCCTTCATTGGTGTTAACGATAAGGGCTGGGATGTGCTGGTGATTGATCCTGAGTTGGATGTGGATCAGGGAGGCTTCAGCAAGTTTACCCAATTGAAGAAATCCAATCCCAATGTGAAGCTCGAGATAGCAGTAGGTGGCTGGGCCGAAGGTGGCTCCAAATACTCACAAATGGTGGCTGTTCGCGATCGCCGGCAGAGTttcatacgcagtgtggtaCGCTTCATGAAGCAGTACAACTTCGATGGATTCGACTTGGACTGGGAATATCCAGGAGCCACGGATCGCGGTGGAAATTATGGCGATAAGGACAAGTTCCTATATTTCGTTCAGGAACTGCGACGTGCCTTCGATCGCGAGGGTCGCGGATGGGAAATCACCATGGCGGTGCCGGTTGCCAAGTTCCGGCTCAACGAAGGTTACCACGTTCCGGAATTGTGCGA ATCCCTGGATGCCATTCACGCCATGACCTATGACCTGCGCGGAAATTGGGCCGGATTCGCCGATGTGCACAGTCCACTGTATAAGCGAAAACACGACCAATACGCCTACGAGAAACTAAATGTG AACGACGGCCTTGCGCTGTGGGAGGAGATGGGCTGCCCGGCCAACAAACTGGTGGTGGGTGTCCCCTTCTACGGTCGGACTTTCACGCTGAGCAACTCGAACAAGAACTACAACATGGGCACCTACATCAACAAGGAGGCGGGCGGCGGAGCGCCAGGTCCCTACACGAATGCCAGCGGCTTCCTGGCCTACTACGAAATTTGCACCGAGGTGATGGACAAGTCCAAGGGATGGACGGTGGAGTGGGACGACGCTGGCATGGTGCCCTACACCTACAAGGACACTCAGTGGGTGGGCTACGAGAACGAGGCATCCATCCAGATCAAGATGGACTTTATCAAGCAGAGGGGCTACGCTGGTGCCATGACCTGGGCCATAGATATGGACGACTTCCATGGGATGTGCGGCAAGAAGAACGGCCTAACACAGATCCTGTATGACAACATGAGAAACTATCGGGTTCCGGAGCCTACAAGGGAGACAACCCCAAGG CCTGAGTGGGCAAAGCCGCCAGCAACACCACCAAATGCGGATGAGGGCGCGGTGGTAGCACCAACTTCGAGCACTACCAAaagaccaaaaccaaaaccgaaaccaactTCAAGTCCTGTAAGCCCAACATCCGCTCCAGGTCCTGTTCCAACTGTTGGCAGTAGCACTCAGAAGCCAACCACAAAG AAGcccaaaaagccaaagaagACCACgaccaccacaacaaccactCCCGCGCCGGAAAAGAGCACTGAGGAGCCCGAGGAAGTTGTTCATCCCGTGGATCCAGTGCAGCCCGTTGATCCCGAGCAGCCTATGTGGCCGCAGTTCGATCCCAACGAGATCGATTGTACCAACAGGGACTTTGTGCCGCATCCCAATTGCCGAAAG TATTTCCGATGTGTCCATGGCAAACCTGTCGAATTCGAGTGCAAGGAGGGAACGGCCTTCCACACGGTCCTAAATGTTTGCGATTGGATCGAGAACAGCGACCGCTACTACTGCAGCCacatgaagaagaaggagaaggccAACGAGGCCCGCTAA
- the LOC122618789 gene encoding uncharacterized protein LOC122618789 isoform X1, which yields MGRLTIWFLVGLTLIAVSNNVGFVNADVGPSESECRPYIEKAIHELKTDGVRDGSGELQSDQPRGDDDDDDDDGGHSTVDEKETIEIETVELDSTEDAKSANDLDGDGIPDDEDDDIDGDGIPNEKDDDIDGDGIPNDEDDDIDGDGIPNEDDDDIDGDGVPNSKDEDIDGDGVPNSKDEDIDGDGKANHEDDDLDGDGTPNHEDEDLDGDGVPNEEDDDLDGDGKINHEDEDLDGDGVKNDEDEDLDGDGKVNHEDEDIDGDGVKNEKDDDLDGDGTNNSQDEDLDGDGVPNEKDDDLDGDGILNVHDGDIDGDGVPNEHDHKDSGENADDDVDDDDDEDDKEAVKKRSKREVDAAPVLDIEAPPSPAEEFPVEEEIVKEEPAEEEAEVEAVKEEEPEQEAVQEPEPEPEPEVEAVEPEPVQQEEEKAESVEVKEEDKPAPVEEAEEEAVQQEAAPKEPEAVQEDVAESKEAQDDAPQVDAEQEAADDDDDDDDTKPEDELLWEGHIPENRRSRQHITELLQLDEEFNAREKATDNVAEIILRDIKRIYENAVKPLETLYKYRDLSNRHFSDPEIFSKPLILFMGPWSGGKSSILNYLTDNEYTPNSLRTGAEPSPAYFNILMWGNETEVLDGTQLAADYTFAGLQKFGQGLEERLRGLKMKSKILEKVNIVEIPGILEVRKQVSRVFPFNDACQWFIDRADIIFLVYDPAKLDVGPETEAILDQLKGREYQTRIILNKADTVKPEELLRVQGALIWNISPLMSSAQPPLMYTTSLWTHPYQDGAPARLLLAQERAFLRDLRTAIDKRIEHKIASARRFAVRVRNHAKMVDCYLNTFNNHKTLFGNKKRIADDIIDHPQNYHIYEGLSTLTNISRYDLPDPEVYRDFFRLNPLYEFKKLRDTCTYFRGCPITKLDLAIAYELPELAGKYKKMSEAALAAIEAQQQDGSQNQADPKRTS from the exons ATGGGGCGGCTAACCATTTGGTTCCTCGTGGGACTAACGTTAATCGCCGTTTCCAATAATG TTGGGTTTGTCAATGCCGATGTCGGACCAAGCGAATCAGAATGTCGACCCTACATTGAAAAGGCTATTCATGAATTGAAAACAG ATGGTGTCAGGGATGGATCTGGAGAACTGCAATCCGATCAGCCACGTGgggacgacgacgatgacgacgatgatggtGGGCATTCTACTGTTGATGAGAAAGAGAcgattgaaattgaaactgtCGAATTGGATTCCACAGAGGACGCGAAAAGTGCCAACGATTTGGATGGAGATGGAATACCCGATGACGAGGACGATGATATCGATGGGGACGGCATTCCGAACGAAAAGGACGATGATATCGATGGAGATGGCATACCGAACGACGAGGATGATGACATTGATGGCGATGGCATCCCGAATGAAGATGACGACGATATTGATGGCGATGGTGTGCCCAACTCCAAAGACGAGGACATCGATGGGGATGGTGTGCCCAACTCCAAAGACGAAGAcatcgatggcgatggcaaggCGAATCACG AGGATGATGATCTAGATGGTGATGGCACTCCAAATCATG AGGACGAAGATCTCGACGGGGACGGTGTGCCCAACGAGGAAGATGATGACCTCGATGGTGATGGAAAAATAAATCACG AGGATGAAGACCTCGATGGTGATGGAGTGAAAAATGACGAAGACGAGGATCTGGATGGAGACGGCAAAGTGAATCACG AGGACGAAGATATTGATGGAGATGGCGTTAAGAACGAAAAGGATGACGACTTGGATGGCGATGGTACCAACAATTCTC AGGATGAAGACCttgatggtgatggtgtgCCAAATGAAAAGGATGACGATCTGGATGGAGATGGCATCCTGAACGTGCACGACGGTGATATTGATGGCGATGGAGTTCCTAATGAGCACGACCACAAGGATAGCGGTGAGAACGCCGATGATGATgtcgacgacgatgatgatgaggatgacAAGGAGGCGGTCAAGAAGCGAAGCAAACGTGAAGTCGATGCTGCACCCGTTTTGGACATTGAGGCTCCACCAAGTCCCGCCGAAGAATTCCCCGTAGAGGAGGAAATCGTCAAGGAGGAACCTGCCGAAGAGGAAGCCGAAGTCGAGGCTGTGAAAGAGGAGGAGCCCGAGCAGGAAGCTGTTCAGGAAccggagccggagccggagccggaAGTGGAAGCAGTCGAACCCGAACCAGTCCAGCAGGAAGAAGAGAAGGCCGAGTCTGTGGAAGTGAAGGAGGAGGACAAGCCAGCACCTGTTGAGGAGGCTGAGGAGGAAGCTGTGCAGCAGGAAGCCGCTCCCAAAGAACCCGAAGCTGTCCAGGAAGATGTCGCGGAATCAAAGGAAGCTCAGGATGACGCCCCACAGGTCGATGCCGAACAAGAAGCcgctgatgatgacgatgatgatgatgacacCAAGCCAGAGGATGAGCTTCTTTGG GAAGGACACATTCCCGAGAACCGCCGCAGTCGTCAGCACATCACCgaactgctgcagctggatgAGGAGTTCAATGCCCGCGAGAAGGCTACCGACAATGTGGCCGAGATCATCCTGCGGGACATTAAGCGCATCTACGAGAACGCCGTCAAGCCCCTGGAGACCCTGTATAAGTACCGCGACCTGAGCAACCGCCACTTTAGCGATCCCGAGATCTTCTCCAAGCCCCTGATTCTGTTCATGGGTCCCTGGTCCGGCGGCAAGTCGTCCATCCTTAACTATCTGACTGACAACGAGTACACGCCGAACTCTTTGAGAACCG GTGCTGAACCCTCTCCGGCCTACTTCAACATTCTGATGTGGGGCAATGAGACGGAGGTTCTGGACGGAACCCAACTGGCGGCGGACTACACCTTTGCCGGCCTCCAGAAGTTCGGTCAGGGATTGGAGGAGCGTCTGCGGGGTCTGAAGATGAAGAGCAAGATCCTCGAGAAG GTCAACATCGTCGAGATACCCGGCATTCTAGAGGTGCGCAAGCAAGTGTCCCGCGTCTTCCCCTTCAACGACGCCTGCCAGTGGTTCATCGATCGGGCGGACATCATCTTTCTGGTCTACGACCCGGCCAAGTTGGATGTGGGCCCCGAAACGGAGGCCATTCTCGACCAGCTGAAGGGGCGCGAGTACCAGACGCGCATCATCCTCAACAAGGCGGACACCGTCAAGCCGGAGGAGCTGTTGCGCGTCCAGGGCGCCCTCATCTGGAACATCTCGCCCCTGATGTCCTCCGCCCAGCCACCGCTGATGTACACCACCTCGCTGTGGACCCACCCCTACCAGGATGGCGCTCCCGCCCGCCTGCTGCTCGCCCAGGAGCGCGCCTTCCTGCGCGACCTGCGCACAGCGATCGACAAGCGCATCGAGCACAAGATCGCGAGCGCCCGTCGTTTTGCG GTGCGCGTGCGCAACCACGCCAAGATGGTGGACTGCTACCTAAACACGTTCAACAACCACAAGACGCTGTTTGGCAACAAGAAGCGCATCGCCGATGACATCATCGATCATCCGCAGAACTACCACATCTACGAGGGACTCTCCACGCTGACGAACATCTCGCGCTACGATCTTCCGGATCCGGAAGTCTACCGAGACTTCTTCCGCCTGAACCCGCTGTACGAGTTCAAGAAGCTGAGGGACACCTGCACCTACTTCCGCGGCTGTCCGATCACCAAACTGGATCTGGCCATTGCCTACGAACTGCCCGAGTTGGCCGGCAAGTACAAGAAGATGTCCGAGGCTGCGTTGGCCGCCATTGAGGCACAGCAGCAGGACGGATCCCAAAACCAGGCCGATCCTAAGAGGACGAGTTGA